In Ptiloglossa arizonensis isolate GNS036 chromosome 6, iyPtiAriz1_principal, whole genome shotgun sequence, a single window of DNA contains:
- the Arf79f gene encoding ADP-ribosylation factor 1, which translates to MGNMFTTLFKGLFGKKEMRILMVGLDAAGKTTILYKLKLGEIVTTIPTIGFNVETVEYKNISFTVWDVGGQDKIRPLWRHYFQNTQGLIFVVDSNDRERIGEAREELMRMLAEDELRDAVLLIFANKQDLPNAMNAAEITDKLGLHSLRNRNWYIQATCATSGDGLYEGLDWLSNQLKNANR; encoded by the exons ATGGGAAACATGTTTACAACATTATTTAAAGGCCTCTTTGGCAAAAAAGAAATGAGGATTTTGATGGTGGGTCTTGATGCAGCGGGTAAAACCACAATtctgtacaaattaaaattaggGGAAATTGTAACTACAATTCCTACTATAG GTTTCAATGTAGAAACAGTTGAGTACAAGAATATAAGTTTTACTGTATGGGATGTGGGTGGTCAAGACAAAATCAGACCTCTATGGCGACATTACTTTCAGAATACACAA GGACTGATATTTGTTGTTGACAGTAATGATAGGGAACGTATTGGTGAAGCGCGTGAAGAATTAATGAGAATGTTAGCAGAGGACGAACTTAGAGATGCAGTACTTCTTATATTTGCTAACAAGCAA GATCTCCCAAATGCAATGAATGCAGCAGAGATTACTGACAAGTTGGGCTTGCACTCTCTGCGTAATCGTAATTGGTACATTCAAGCAACGTGTGCCACAAGTGGAGATGGACTTTATGAGGGCCTCGACTGGCTCTCTAATCAGCTCAAAAATGCCAATCGCTAA